A DNA window from Cytophagia bacterium CHB2 contains the following coding sequences:
- the amrS gene encoding AmmeMemoRadiSam system radical SAM enzyme: MDNGKALCYLCPRYCEIGDGQTGFCFVRKNEGGTLYALAYANPYAIHIDPIEKKPLSHYLPGTRILSLGTAGCNLGCKFCQNWDISKARYDHERAYAFAPEAIVETALQRDCPSIAFTYNDPVIWAEYAIDIAKAAHAAGLKTVMVSAGYITPEALPAVFDHIDAANIDLKGFTENFYRKTCLAHLAPVLETLKMLKRRGTTWLEITNLIIPTLNDSLDEIRAMCQWILDNLGPEVPLHFTGFHPDFKLMHLPPTPAAVLEEARLLALTLGLQYVYIGNVATREGNNTYCPACRTLLIRRTGHAVYEMNLEEGRCPTCHLKIPIILSPPQQRRRRFAPRYEAVV, translated from the coding sequence CTGGATAATGGCAAGGCCCTATGCTACCTCTGTCCGCGCTATTGTGAAATTGGCGACGGGCAAACGGGCTTCTGTTTCGTGCGCAAAAATGAAGGCGGCACGCTTTACGCGCTCGCCTATGCCAATCCCTATGCCATTCACATCGATCCCATCGAAAAAAAGCCGCTCTCGCACTACCTCCCGGGCACACGCATTCTTTCGCTGGGTACGGCCGGCTGCAATCTCGGCTGCAAATTTTGCCAGAATTGGGACATCTCGAAAGCGCGCTATGATCATGAGCGCGCTTATGCGTTTGCGCCCGAGGCGATTGTGGAAACGGCGTTGCAGCGCGATTGCCCCAGCATCGCGTTCACGTATAACGATCCCGTGATTTGGGCGGAATACGCCATCGACATTGCCAAAGCCGCGCACGCCGCCGGATTGAAAACCGTGATGGTCTCCGCCGGTTACATTACGCCCGAGGCGCTGCCTGCGGTGTTTGATCATATCGACGCCGCCAACATCGATCTTAAAGGTTTCACCGAAAATTTCTACCGCAAAACGTGCCTGGCTCATCTCGCGCCCGTGCTGGAAACTTTGAAAATGCTCAAGCGGCGCGGCACAACCTGGCTGGAGATTACCAATCTCATCATTCCGACATTGAACGACTCCCTTGATGAGATTCGCGCGATGTGCCAGTGGATTCTTGACAACCTCGGGCCGGAAGTGCCGTTGCATTTTACCGGCTTTCATCCGGATTTCAAGTTGATGCACTTGCCGCCGACGCCGGCCGCGGTGCTGGAAGAGGCGCGCCTGCTGGCGTTGACGCTGGGCTTGCAATATGTTTATATCGGCAATGTCGCAACACGCGAGGGCAACAATACCTATTGTCCGGCGTGCCGCACGCTGCTCATCCGGCGCACCGGGCATGCCGTATATGAAATGAACCTTGAGGAGGGCCGCTGTCCCACGTGCCATCTGAAAATACCGATTATCCTCAGCCCGCCGCAACAACGCCGGAGGCGTTTCGCGCCCAGATATGAGGCCGTGGTTTAA
- the tnpA gene encoding IS200/IS605 family transposase — MSYWRLHYHGVWACKNREALITPELEPILYAYLRRKGLELGAIMHMIGGIADHIHTVFSLPPKYAVADFIGKLKGASSHWVTHVLKHPGAFEWQRGYGVLSFGDKALSAVIAYARNQKEHHKNQTTREVMEKWSEEEDGVVVYWDESGGESTAR; from the coding sequence ATGTCCTATTGGCGATTGCATTATCACGGCGTTTGGGCGTGCAAAAATCGCGAGGCGTTGATCACCCCGGAGTTGGAACCCATACTCTACGCCTATCTGCGCCGCAAAGGCCTGGAATTAGGCGCGATTATGCACATGATTGGCGGCATCGCAGATCACATTCATACGGTTTTTTCTTTGCCACCGAAATATGCCGTGGCTGATTTTATCGGCAAACTCAAAGGGGCAAGCTCACATTGGGTGACACATGTTTTGAAACACCCGGGCGCATTCGAGTGGCAACGAGGCTACGGCGTGCTTTCGTTTGGCGACAAAGCTCTCTCTGCGGTCATTGCCTACGCCCGCAATCAAAAAGAACATCACAAAAATCAAACCACCCGCGAGGTGATGGAAAAATGGAGCGAGGAAGAGGATGGGGTGGTGGTGTATTGGGATGAATCGGGTGGCGAGTCTACTGCGCGATGA
- a CDS encoding CRISPR system precrRNA processing endoribonuclease RAMP protein Cas6, producing the protein MPKDQNDHTISNGPSFHANKSGAVNYQLPHIPYLRMRFSLLAQRDSHLPFFKGSLLRGAFGHALRRTVCVMGPQQPCETCLLRRQCAYPQLFETFVEGEPPPFLRGLDTAPRPYVFEPFDQQQHYRAGESLRFDLLLFGKAIPLHPYAIYAVAQMASEGLGYKRFPFDLLKVEWQEGENKQQKEKGKQQEGDIEPRTATGEIEWRLLYDGASKRLHENPSPQLVSAITHSTVSSAQITFQTPTRLKFNNTLTSEFSFRMLAFKMIRRVLELAHFHLPGASLDWEFHDLLTAANSVKITRRQLQWVDWERRSNRQNTEMKMGGFVGEIVLEGDLAPFIHLLRTCEIVHVGKGAVFGNGKIACETAP; encoded by the coding sequence ATGCCGAAAGATCAGAATGATCATACCATTTCCAATGGTCCGAGTTTCCACGCCAACAAGTCTGGGGCGGTAAATTATCAATTACCCCACATTCCCTACCTTCGTATGCGCTTCTCTTTACTGGCGCAACGAGATTCGCATTTACCCTTCTTCAAAGGCTCGCTCTTGCGCGGCGCGTTTGGCCATGCGCTGCGCCGCACCGTTTGCGTCATGGGGCCGCAACAGCCTTGTGAGACCTGTCTCTTGCGACGCCAATGCGCTTATCCCCAGTTGTTCGAAACTTTCGTCGAAGGCGAGCCCCCGCCCTTCTTGCGCGGCCTGGACACGGCCCCGCGCCCTTACGTTTTTGAACCATTTGATCAACAACAACATTACCGCGCCGGTGAGTCGCTGCGCTTTGATTTGCTTCTGTTTGGCAAAGCCATACCACTTCATCCCTATGCCATCTACGCCGTTGCACAGATGGCCTCAGAAGGCCTGGGCTACAAGCGCTTCCCTTTTGACTTGCTGAAAGTCGAATGGCAGGAGGGGGAAAACAAACAGCAAAAAGAAAAAGGCAAACAGCAGGAAGGCGATATCGAGCCGCGGACAGCAACCGGCGAGATTGAATGGCGGTTGTTGTATGATGGTGCAAGCAAGCGTTTGCACGAAAATCCCTCGCCGCAACTGGTTTCAGCGATAACTCATTCCACCGTATCTTCGGCGCAGATCACATTCCAAACACCCACACGCCTCAAATTCAATAATACTCTGACCAGTGAATTCTCCTTTCGCATGCTGGCGTTCAAAATGATCCGCCGCGTGTTGGAATTGGCGCATTTTCATCTGCCTGGGGCAAGTCTCGATTGGGAATTCCACGATTTGCTTACTGCCGCCAATTCCGTCAAGATCACCCGGCGGCAATTGCAGTGGGTCGATTGGGAACGCCGCAGTAACCGCCAAAACACGGAGATGAAGATGGGAGGATTTGTCGGAGAAATTGTCTTGGAGGGCGACTTGGCGCCGTTCATCCATTTGCTGCGTACCTGCGAGATTGTTCACGTGGGTAAAGGCGCGGTGTTTGGCAATGGGAAGATTGCTTGTGAAACCGCCCCGTGA